Proteins encoded together in one Candidatus Sulfotelmatobacter sp. window:
- the mpl gene encoding UDP-N-acetylmuramate:L-alanyl-gamma-D-glutamyl-meso-diaminopimelate ligase — translation MNDKKHIHLIGICGTAMASLAGMLKHRGFHVTGSDAAAYPPMSDFLRGLDIPVAQPFAAANLDPRPDLIVVGNAMSRGNVELEHVLDARIPFVSMPQLLHDEFLRGKEVLVVAGTHGKTTTTSMLAWIFHSAGLQPSFLIGGIAENFGSSFQLGSGKHFILEGDEYDTAFFDKGPKFLHYFPDSVILTSIEFDHADIYKDLDAVETAFRRLVNLIPRRGRIIGFDGFVGEAEAGSNQARSNNESSSLERCLANAFCPVERYGAGLRANWKITNLRLESTRTTWTLLRDGQSWADFEFALAGEYNVWNATAAAALAASCGIPRAAIAAALKTFKSVKRRLEVKAQVNGIIIIDDFAHHPTAIAGTLKALRARYAGSRLWAILEPRSNTLRRRVLQSDLAHSLAQADEVIVAGVFRSEAIPENERLELPALAAEVERNGRRARLVADADSIVEAIAPEMRSGDVVAILSNGGFGGIYEKLPARLRELAGKR, via the coding sequence ATGAACGACAAAAAACACATTCACCTGATCGGCATCTGCGGTACGGCCATGGCCTCGTTGGCCGGAATGCTTAAGCATCGCGGTTTTCACGTCACCGGTTCTGACGCCGCGGCCTATCCTCCGATGTCAGATTTTCTTCGCGGCTTGGACATTCCTGTAGCGCAGCCGTTTGCCGCCGCGAATCTCGATCCTCGTCCCGACCTCATTGTTGTCGGCAACGCCATGTCTCGCGGCAATGTCGAACTCGAGCACGTCCTCGACGCGCGCATTCCCTTCGTTTCCATGCCGCAGTTGCTGCACGACGAATTCCTGCGCGGTAAAGAAGTTCTGGTTGTCGCCGGAACCCATGGCAAGACCACGACGACTTCGATGCTGGCCTGGATCTTTCACTCCGCCGGATTGCAGCCCTCGTTCCTCATCGGAGGCATCGCCGAGAATTTTGGCTCCAGCTTTCAGCTCGGCTCCGGCAAGCATTTCATTTTGGAGGGCGACGAATACGACACTGCTTTCTTCGACAAAGGTCCAAAATTCCTCCATTATTTTCCCGATTCCGTCATCCTGACCTCTATCGAATTCGATCATGCCGACATCTATAAAGATCTCGACGCTGTGGAGACGGCCTTCAGGCGCCTGGTGAATCTGATTCCGCGCCGCGGACGCATCATAGGTTTCGACGGATTCGTGGGCGAGGCTGAAGCGGGATCGAACCAAGCCAGATCGAATAACGAGAGTTCCAGCCTGGAGCGCTGCCTGGCCAACGCCTTCTGTCCCGTCGAACGTTACGGCGCCGGGCTCCGCGCCAATTGGAAAATCACGAACCTCCGACTTGAATCCACGCGCACCACGTGGACCCTGCTCCGCGACGGCCAGTCTTGGGCCGACTTCGAATTCGCACTGGCCGGCGAATATAACGTTTGGAACGCAACCGCGGCTGCCGCACTGGCGGCGTCATGTGGCATTCCGAGGGCAGCCATCGCCGCCGCCTTGAAAACTTTCAAGAGCGTGAAGCGCCGCCTTGAAGTGAAGGCGCAAGTAAACGGCATCATTATCATCGACGACTTTGCGCATCATCCCACGGCGATTGCGGGCACTCTGAAAGCGCTGCGCGCGCGTTATGCGGGCTCGCGGTTGTGGGCCATTCTCGAGCCCCGTTCGAACACCTTGCGCCGCCGCGTGCTGCAATCGGATCTCGCACACAGCCTGGCCCAAGCCGACGAAGTGATCGTCGCGGGAGTCTTCCGCTCCGAAGCCATCCCAGAAAATGAGCGCCTGGAATTACCCGCGCTCGCGGCCGAGGTCGAACGCAACGGCCGCCGCGCACGTCTCGTCGCCGACGCGGATTCAATCGTCGAGGCCATCGCGCCCGAGATGCGCAGCGGCGATGTCGTGGCTATCCTTTCCAACGGCGGCTTCGGAGGAATCTACGAAAAGCTTCCGGCCCGCCTGCGCGAACTGGCAGGGAAGCGATGA
- a CDS encoding CCA tRNA nucleotidyltransferase, translated as MADYIYTMEIRLTPDQLKGVGLVQDVARAAGLNLYLTGGAIRDIISGFTIRDLDFTVQGNPLKLQKDLEKAGAKITAVEEDIRTIFISLPGNARAEISMARTEKFEKTGKPPIVTPATIHDDLRRRDFTVNAMALSLNEGSRGLLLDPFNGVADIEGKVIRILHNYSFLEDPSRLIRATRFAARFHWPLEERTQARYDAAKEGKYIDHILRSSIGHEIAALAHEDDPLHVVKMLEKEGWLEVFHDHWTAAKVDANGITQLMKTRQQMVDLGYAPDAGPAVMYFLTAHFSDKDVADIQRLIPRKDLVEAWRDIEDHAKELAKRLMGKEAATPSRTWQLLSSARPEMVLFLAVTAKQQSVEQKIKNYLTKWRQVQQKLPLPEMTELLITPQLPVYPKLAHDVFLLLLDGKLRSRTETLKYLKPFAPPPPPPPPAPRRGRAAKAAAEAAAATPGKPGPKGKKGKAAAVVAPAPAPVPAVKAEPKGKAVKTKTSPAPAKAAPKPAHKPAAKPAPKKAALKTKGKKKR; from the coding sequence ATGGCTGACTACATTTATACGATGGAAATCCGGCTGACGCCGGATCAACTGAAGGGCGTGGGGCTGGTACAGGATGTAGCCCGCGCCGCGGGATTGAATCTCTACCTCACCGGCGGAGCCATCCGCGACATCATCAGCGGGTTTACCATCCGCGATCTGGATTTCACAGTTCAGGGAAATCCTCTCAAGCTGCAAAAAGACCTGGAGAAGGCCGGGGCGAAGATCACTGCGGTCGAGGAAGACATCCGCACGATTTTTATTTCGCTGCCGGGAAACGCGCGCGCGGAAATCAGCATGGCGCGCACCGAGAAGTTTGAGAAGACGGGCAAGCCTCCGATTGTGACGCCAGCGACGATTCATGACGACTTGCGGCGGCGCGACTTTACGGTCAACGCGATGGCGCTCTCGCTGAATGAAGGCTCGCGCGGGCTACTGCTCGATCCCTTCAACGGTGTTGCGGACATCGAAGGCAAGGTGATCCGCATTCTGCATAATTATTCTTTTCTGGAAGACCCGTCGCGGCTGATTCGGGCGACGCGCTTTGCGGCGCGCTTTCACTGGCCGCTGGAAGAGCGGACTCAGGCACGCTACGACGCCGCGAAAGAAGGCAAGTACATCGACCACATTCTACGCTCGTCAATCGGTCATGAGATTGCGGCGCTGGCGCATGAGGACGATCCGCTGCACGTCGTGAAGATGCTCGAGAAGGAGGGCTGGCTCGAGGTGTTTCACGATCACTGGACGGCTGCCAAGGTCGACGCCAACGGCATTACGCAGTTGATGAAGACGCGGCAGCAGATGGTCGATCTGGGATACGCTCCCGATGCCGGGCCGGCGGTGATGTATTTTCTGACGGCGCATTTTTCGGATAAAGACGTTGCCGATATTCAGCGGCTGATTCCACGCAAGGATCTGGTGGAGGCGTGGCGCGACATCGAAGATCACGCCAAGGAATTAGCCAAGCGGCTGATGGGGAAAGAAGCGGCGACGCCGTCGCGGACGTGGCAGTTGCTGTCGTCGGCGCGTCCGGAGATGGTGCTATTTCTGGCGGTGACGGCGAAGCAGCAGTCAGTGGAGCAGAAGATTAAGAATTATCTGACCAAGTGGCGGCAGGTGCAGCAGAAACTTCCGTTGCCGGAGATGACGGAGTTGCTGATCACGCCGCAGTTGCCGGTGTATCCGAAGCTGGCGCATGATGTGTTTCTGCTGCTGCTCGATGGGAAGCTGCGTTCGCGCACCGAGACGCTGAAATATCTGAAGCCGTTCGCACCGCCTCCGCCGCCTCCGCCCCCGGCGCCGAGGCGCGGACGTGCCGCGAAGGCAGCTGCGGAAGCTGCCGCAGCAACGCCGGGGAAGCCGGGGCCGAAAGGGAAGAAGGGGAAGGCGGCTGCGGTTGTTGCTCCGGCGCCTGCACCGGTTCCAGCAGTGAAAGCGGAACCGAAAGGGAAGGCGGTGAAAACAAAAACGTCGCCTGCCCCGGCGAAAGCTGCTCCGAAGCCGGCTCACAAGCCCGCAGCCAAACCTGCGCCGAAGAAGGCAGCGCTCAAAACGAAGGGGAAGAAGAAGCGCTAA
- the hpnJ gene encoding hopanoid biosynthesis associated radical SAM protein HpnJ — translation MPLKTLFLNPPSFENFDGGAGSRWPATREIESFWYPVWLAYPAGMLEGARLLDAPPHHVSGEETINIAKEYEFLVLFTSTPGYPGDILLARAIKQANPKIKIAFVGPHVTVLPEKSLRDCPELDFICRKEFDYSVVDFAKGKPLAEIPGISYLQDDKIVHNPDAPQIQDLDALPNVTEVYKRDLDVTKYNVPFLLHPYVSLYTTRGCPAQCTFCLWPQTLMGHPWRKRSTDDVVAEMAKAKQMWPDVKEFFFDDDTFNIQKARTIELCAKLKPLGLTWSCTSRVTTDFETLKAMKEAGCRLLIVGYESGDQQILKNIKKGATIERARQFTKDCHKLGLVVHGDFIMGLPGETHETINNTIAFAKELDVETIQVSVAHAYPGTELYDYAVKNGFMVGDNKMVDEGGHQLAHIQYPGLPADDILSAVHRFYDEYYFRPKAVFRILRKAAFDSNDRKRLYKEAKTFLKLRHARNKMVKKNHDAAGAAEPVKA, via the coding sequence ATGCCTTTAAAAACACTGTTTCTGAATCCTCCATCTTTTGAAAACTTCGACGGAGGCGCCGGCTCGCGATGGCCCGCCACCCGCGAGATTGAAAGCTTTTGGTACCCAGTGTGGCTGGCTTATCCGGCGGGGATGCTGGAGGGGGCGCGGTTGCTGGATGCGCCGCCGCACCACGTGTCGGGCGAAGAGACGATCAATATCGCCAAGGAGTACGAGTTCCTTGTGCTGTTTACTTCGACGCCAGGATATCCGGGTGACATTCTTTTGGCGCGGGCGATCAAGCAGGCGAACCCTAAAATCAAGATTGCGTTCGTGGGACCGCACGTTACCGTGCTGCCGGAGAAATCGTTGCGCGATTGTCCCGAGCTTGATTTCATTTGCCGCAAGGAATTCGATTACTCGGTGGTCGACTTCGCCAAGGGCAAACCGCTGGCGGAGATTCCCGGCATTTCTTATCTACAGGACGACAAGATCGTGCACAATCCCGACGCGCCGCAGATTCAGGATCTGGATGCGCTGCCAAACGTGACCGAAGTCTACAAGCGGGATCTGGATGTAACGAAATATAACGTACCGTTCCTGCTTCATCCTTATGTGTCCTTGTACACTACGCGCGGCTGTCCGGCGCAGTGTACGTTCTGCTTGTGGCCACAGACGCTGATGGGCCATCCGTGGCGGAAGCGCTCGACCGATGACGTGGTGGCTGAAATGGCCAAGGCCAAGCAGATGTGGCCGGACGTGAAGGAGTTTTTCTTCGACGACGACACTTTCAATATTCAGAAGGCGCGCACCATTGAACTTTGCGCCAAGTTGAAGCCGCTGGGGCTGACATGGTCGTGCACTTCGCGCGTCACCACCGACTTCGAAACGCTGAAGGCGATGAAAGAAGCGGGATGCCGGCTGCTGATTGTCGGGTACGAGTCGGGAGACCAGCAGATTCTGAAGAACATCAAGAAAGGCGCGACCATTGAGCGTGCGCGCCAGTTTACCAAGGACTGCCACAAGCTTGGCCTGGTCGTCCACGGCGACTTCATCATGGGTCTGCCGGGCGAGACGCATGAGACGATCAACAACACGATTGCATTTGCCAAAGAACTGGACGTGGAAACCATTCAGGTTTCTGTGGCGCACGCCTATCCCGGTACGGAGCTTTACGACTACGCGGTGAAGAATGGCTTCATGGTGGGCGACAACAAAATGGTGGACGAAGGCGGACATCAGTTGGCGCACATTCAATACCCGGGGCTGCCCGCCGACGACATTTTGTCGGCCGTGCATCGCTTCTATGACGAGTATTATTTCCGACCGAAGGCGGTATTCCGCATTTTGCGGAAGGCGGCGTTCGACAGCAATGACCGCAAGCGCCTGTACAAAGAGGCCAAGACGTTTCTGAAGCTGCGGCATGCCCGCAACAAAATGGTGAAGAAAAACCACGACGCGGCCGGAGCGGCGGAGCCGGTAAAGGCATAG
- a CDS encoding LD-carboxypeptidase: MSSSQIQRVKPPALRPGDTVGIIAPASNVKASELEAGCEALRQAGYKPFYFDSILEKDLYFAGSLIRRVHELQEMFLNDDVKAIICARGGYGSNYLLRELDVEKIKTHPKSFVGYSDITSLLTHFYDGARLVTFHGPMLAKDWAHQGGVDMASWQAALSGATPWDVPLNPEASGLSDGEAEGILYGGCLSILVASLGTPYEIKTAGTILFIEDVAAKPFQIDRMLVQLKLGAHLNAVRGIVFGEMLDCVQGPNLQTGNQGYTLQEVIMRIVGDLGIPVAFGIKSGHVTSGNITLPFGVHARLSVRGGQVALRITESAVSL; the protein is encoded by the coding sequence ATGTCTTCTTCGCAAATTCAGCGCGTGAAACCGCCAGCGCTTCGCCCCGGAGATACCGTGGGCATCATTGCGCCGGCCAGCAATGTTAAGGCGTCTGAACTGGAAGCGGGATGCGAAGCTCTCCGGCAAGCTGGATACAAGCCGTTCTACTTCGATTCCATTCTCGAGAAAGACCTTTACTTCGCAGGCTCGCTTATCCGTCGTGTTCACGAACTCCAGGAGATGTTTTTGAACGATGATGTCAAAGCAATCATCTGCGCGCGCGGGGGATACGGCTCGAATTATCTGCTGCGAGAGCTTGATGTTGAGAAGATAAAGACCCATCCCAAAAGTTTCGTCGGCTACAGTGACATCACAAGCCTGTTGACTCATTTTTACGACGGCGCCCGTCTCGTAACTTTTCATGGCCCCATGCTCGCGAAAGACTGGGCTCACCAAGGCGGAGTCGATATGGCCTCTTGGCAGGCGGCGCTCTCCGGCGCAACGCCCTGGGACGTTCCTCTCAACCCGGAAGCCAGCGGCTTATCCGACGGAGAAGCCGAAGGCATTTTATACGGCGGCTGCCTTTCTATCCTCGTCGCATCTCTCGGCACCCCCTACGAAATTAAAACTGCCGGCACAATTCTCTTTATCGAAGACGTCGCTGCCAAACCATTTCAGATCGACCGCATGCTCGTACAGTTAAAGTTGGGGGCGCATCTCAATGCCGTGCGCGGCATCGTCTTCGGAGAAATGCTGGACTGCGTGCAGGGCCCAAATCTTCAAACTGGAAATCAAGGTTACACTTTGCAGGAGGTCATCATGCGAATCGTCGGTGACTTGGGAATACCGGTCGCCTTCGGCATAAAGTCGGGCCATGTCACTTCGGGCAACATCACCCTTCCTTTCGGAGTGCATGCAAGATTGTCGGTGCGCGGCGGGCAGGTGGCTTTGAGAATAACGGAATCCGCAGTCAGCCTGTGA
- the lpxD gene encoding UDP-3-O-(3-hydroxymyristoyl)glucosamine N-acyltransferase — protein MKLSVIASALNARLENGSSDTEITRLSGIEQAGPGDLTFVSNPKYAGAARTTRASAVIVGEDFPAIPAAMLRAKDPYLAFARALGMFHEPLRYAPGVHPTAVVHANVRIGVGAHIGPYVVIDENVEIGANAVLLAHVVIYRGVKIGDDFWAHAHAVVREDCRIGNNVLLQNGVVIGADGFGFAKTAEGRWHKIPQPAPVVIEDDVEVQANSCIDRASLGETRIGRGVKVDNLVQVGHGSTVGEDALLCSQVGLAGSTEIGNRVILTGQVGVVGHCKVGDDAIVTPQSGVAQDVPAKALVSGAPAVDHKLWLKYSAILPRLPEIARAVREKKKEQ, from the coding sequence ATGAAACTTTCTGTCATCGCCTCTGCCCTCAATGCTCGTCTGGAAAACGGTTCTTCGGACACGGAAATCACCCGTCTTAGCGGGATTGAACAGGCCGGGCCTGGGGACCTTACGTTTGTGTCCAACCCGAAGTATGCGGGGGCGGCCCGGACTACGCGGGCTTCGGCCGTCATCGTGGGGGAGGACTTCCCTGCCATACCGGCGGCCATGTTGCGGGCGAAGGATCCTTACCTGGCGTTTGCGCGAGCCCTGGGGATGTTTCATGAGCCTCTGCGTTATGCGCCCGGGGTACATCCGACGGCGGTTGTTCATGCGAATGTGCGGATTGGGGTCGGAGCGCATATTGGGCCCTATGTGGTGATCGACGAAAACGTCGAGATTGGGGCGAATGCGGTGCTTCTGGCGCATGTGGTGATTTATCGCGGGGTGAAGATTGGGGACGATTTTTGGGCGCACGCTCATGCCGTTGTGCGCGAGGACTGCCGCATCGGAAACAATGTCCTGCTGCAGAACGGCGTGGTGATCGGCGCGGACGGCTTTGGGTTCGCGAAAACGGCGGAGGGACGCTGGCACAAGATTCCGCAGCCGGCGCCGGTCGTGATAGAGGATGACGTCGAAGTCCAGGCGAATTCCTGCATTGACCGGGCGAGCCTGGGGGAGACGCGTATTGGGCGCGGAGTAAAAGTCGACAATCTGGTGCAGGTGGGTCATGGGTCTACTGTGGGTGAGGATGCGCTGCTGTGCTCCCAGGTCGGCCTCGCTGGGTCGACGGAGATCGGGAACCGGGTGATTCTTACGGGACAGGTTGGCGTCGTGGGGCACTGCAAAGTCGGCGACGACGCCATTGTGACGCCGCAGAGCGGAGTGGCGCAGGACGTCCCGGCGAAGGCGCTGGTGAGCGGCGCTCCTGCGGTGGATCATAAGTTGTGGCTAAAATATTCGGCGATCCTGCCGCGGCTGCCGGAGATTGCCCGAGCGGTGCGGGAGAAGAAGAAAGAACAATAA
- a CDS encoding EamA family transporter, whose protein sequence is MSLRKYLVLAGVTVFAAAGDSMLSHGMKQAGNISLDHLQGVVLAVLNPWVAVGIVLLLAFFASYMNALSWADLTYVLPATSLGYVLLALLAKFALHEQVSPMRWIGIVLISGGVGFVAGGPALTEPEAGASSPSPLLAKEASSDAPRVDVPTISGVKR, encoded by the coding sequence GTGAGCCTGCGTAAGTATCTGGTGCTGGCTGGCGTGACCGTCTTTGCAGCGGCTGGCGACTCCATGCTTTCGCATGGAATGAAACAGGCCGGCAACATTTCCCTCGATCACCTCCAAGGTGTCGTGCTGGCAGTGCTCAATCCCTGGGTCGCCGTCGGCATTGTTTTACTGCTTGCCTTTTTCGCTTCCTACATGAATGCGCTGTCGTGGGCAGACCTCACATATGTATTGCCGGCGACGTCGCTGGGCTATGTCCTGCTGGCGCTGTTGGCAAAGTTTGCGCTGCATGAGCAGGTTAGCCCCATGCGGTGGATCGGGATTGTGCTCATTTCCGGCGGAGTTGGATTTGTCGCCGGCGGCCCGGCGCTCACCGAGCCGGAAGCGGGCGCATCTTCGCCTTCCCCACTTCTTGCAAAAGAGGCGAGTAGTGATGCCCCCAGGGTTGACGTGCCGACGATTTCCGGGGTGAAGCGATGA
- a CDS encoding lysophospholipid acyltransferase family protein, with protein MIRTILMLVFWALAAPLAALIGFPASFIMGDVRVLYRLFMWGAWAGVWITGVRVQTIGLDGFDHSRSYVFMTNHVSNLDPPIQIPLIPRRTSVMVKKELFKVPILGRAMRMGSLVPVDRGNRDAGIEAVRAAKAVVDRGINMTIYVEGKRSFDGKLLPFKKGPFYLAEECGVPVIPMTIVGTHSSMPKARFAIKPGLVTVIFHPPIEPKDFGSRECLMEKVRAAIDSGLSKECRQGSSAVPPPIENNGENNNQERGGPAYV; from the coding sequence ATGATCCGCACGATCTTGATGCTGGTCTTCTGGGCGTTGGCCGCTCCCTTGGCCGCGCTCATCGGATTCCCGGCCAGCTTCATCATGGGCGACGTCCGCGTCTTGTATCGCCTCTTCATGTGGGGCGCATGGGCTGGCGTCTGGATCACGGGGGTTCGCGTCCAGACTATCGGACTCGATGGATTCGACCACTCCCGCAGCTACGTCTTCATGACGAATCATGTTTCCAACCTCGACCCGCCCATTCAAATTCCGCTGATCCCCCGCCGCACCTCGGTCATGGTGAAAAAGGAATTGTTCAAAGTTCCCATCCTTGGCCGCGCCATGCGCATGGGATCGCTCGTCCCCGTCGATCGCGGCAATCGCGACGCCGGCATTGAAGCCGTGCGCGCCGCGAAGGCCGTCGTCGATCGGGGCATCAACATGACCATCTACGTCGAAGGCAAGCGCTCCTTCGACGGCAAACTTCTCCCCTTTAAGAAGGGCCCGTTCTATTTGGCGGAGGAATGCGGAGTTCCCGTAATCCCCATGACGATCGTCGGCACGCACTCCTCCATGCCCAAAGCCAGATTCGCTATCAAGCCGGGCCTGGTAACAGTGATTTTCCATCCGCCCATCGAGCCCAAAGATTTCGGCAGTCGCGAGTGCCTCATGGAAAAAGTGAGAGCCGCCATCGACAGCGGATTATCGAAAGAATGCCGCCAGGGATCGTCCGCAGTTCCTCCACCCATCGAAAACAATGGCGAGAATAATAACCAGGAACGTGGAGGCCCGGCCTACGTCTAA
- a CDS encoding FG-GAP-like repeat-containing protein has translation MKFSSFVCLLLLPTALFAQSKAIPSASPPQGAPIFSGASRMLLSSSNGISRVSSTPALRPQMSGLGFANAAVYGSNGENAYALAIADVNGDGKPDLVVANGFGGDNGDGLVAVFLNNGDGTFAAAVTFDSGGFQPLSVAVADINGDGKPDIIVANCGIGTGGCIGLEGGVSVLIGNGDGTFQTAAAYSSGGQMAESVAVADVNGDGKPDIIVANQCQSSTSCNGTVGVLISNGDGTFQSAVTYGSGGNDAESVAVADVNGDGKPDLLVANYCQLNACTGTGLVGVLLGNGDGTFQTAATYNAAVQSVAVADVNGDGNADLLVAGASSVGVLLGNGNGTFQPVVSYGSGGFDAWSVAAADVNGDGKPDLVVANYCADSSCNVENNSDSVVGVLLGNGDGTFQTVVTFSSGGYYDFSIAAVDVNGDSKPDIVVANICYSSSSCANGSAAVLINASLGTTTAEVWSSPNPSNNGQTVIFTASISSLGFKITPTGTVTLFDGTTSLGSSSLNSSGVATLSTAALTIGTHSITASYSGDSNFSSSTSSVLSQVVQGAIAQLSTTTLTFGNETVGMTSLPAGFTLTNAGNTNLVITSIGITGANSADFAESGTCGNTLVPGQICSYSVTFTPTATGTRTATLTFTDNASNSPQSIALSGIGVLPAVTLSPTSLTFATQVVFTSSKAQTVTLNNTGLGILNISKIAITGPFTETNNCGSTVNSGSGCTLNVTFKPKTSGVLTGSLSITDNASLSPQKVPLKGTGTDVQLTPASLNFGNQPVGTRSLPKKITLSNKASVAISVTSISIIGADAGDFAETNTCGKSVAGGASCAITVTFTPSAKGSRSASVSIVDNGGGSPQKVSLAGTGT, from the coding sequence ATGAAGTTCAGCAGCTTCGTCTGCCTGTTGCTTCTGCCTACTGCGCTTTTCGCGCAATCGAAAGCGATTCCGTCAGCCAGCCCACCGCAAGGGGCGCCGATTTTCTCGGGCGCGTCGCGGATGTTGCTTTCCTCATCGAACGGGATCTCCCGCGTTTCATCGACCCCCGCACTACGGCCGCAAATGTCGGGGTTAGGCTTTGCGAACGCTGCCGTCTACGGCTCGAACGGCGAAAATGCCTATGCGCTAGCGATAGCGGATGTGAATGGCGACGGCAAGCCTGACCTAGTTGTGGCGAACGGTTTCGGCGGGGACAACGGCGACGGCTTAGTGGCTGTATTTTTGAACAACGGCGACGGAACCTTCGCGGCGGCGGTGACATTTGACTCGGGCGGCTTTCAGCCTCTTTCTGTGGCTGTCGCTGATATCAACGGCGATGGAAAGCCCGACATAATAGTGGCGAACTGCGGTATTGGCACTGGCGGGTGCATTGGGCTAGAGGGCGGTGTCAGTGTGCTTATAGGCAACGGCGATGGAACTTTTCAGACCGCGGCGGCCTACAGTTCGGGCGGACAGATGGCTGAGTCAGTGGCCGTGGCAGATGTTAACGGCGATGGCAAGCCCGACATCATCGTGGCGAACCAATGCCAGAGCAGTACCAGCTGCAATGGCACGGTCGGCGTGCTTATAAGCAACGGCGATGGAACCTTCCAATCCGCGGTCACCTATGGGTCCGGTGGAAACGACGCTGAGTCGGTAGCCGTGGCAGATGTAAACGGCGATGGCAAACCCGACTTGCTCGTGGCAAATTACTGCCAGCTTAATGCTTGTACGGGAACGGGATTGGTAGGGGTCCTATTGGGCAACGGCGATGGAACCTTCCAGACAGCGGCTACCTACAACGCGGCGGTCCAGTCGGTGGCTGTGGCGGATGTAAACGGTGATGGCAATGCCGACCTCCTGGTGGCCGGAGCTAGTTCGGTAGGCGTCCTACTGGGCAATGGCAACGGAACTTTTCAGCCGGTAGTGAGTTACGGCTCGGGCGGATTCGATGCTTGGTCTGTCGCTGCGGCGGATGTGAATGGAGACGGTAAGCCTGACCTCGTGGTGGCAAACTACTGCGCGGACAGCAGCTGTAATGTCGAGAACAATTCGGATAGCGTCGTTGGCGTTCTGCTGGGCAACGGTGACGGAACCTTCCAGACCGTCGTTACATTTAGCTCCGGCGGATACTATGATTTTTCGATAGCGGCGGTAGACGTGAACGGAGATAGCAAGCCGGACATCGTGGTAGCGAACATCTGTTACAGCAGCAGCAGCTGCGCTAATGGTTCGGCAGCAGTTCTGATTAACGCCAGCCTCGGGACTACAACAGCGGAAGTCTGGTCCTCTCCGAATCCATCTAACAACGGCCAGACCGTGATTTTTACCGCCTCTATTTCCTCGCTCGGGTTCAAAATCACGCCGACGGGCACGGTAACCCTCTTCGACGGCACCACAAGCCTGGGCAGCTCCTCTCTGAACTCCAGCGGAGTCGCGACACTCTCGACTGCGGCTCTCACGATCGGAACGCACAGCATTACAGCATCTTACAGTGGAGACTCGAATTTTTCCTCGAGCACTTCCTCGGTCTTAAGCCAGGTCGTGCAGGGAGCGATTGCGCAGCTTTCGACGACGACTCTCACCTTTGGCAACGAGACCGTGGGGATGACGAGCCTTCCTGCGGGCTTTACGCTCACGAACGCTGGAAACACGAACCTGGTCATCACATCCATTGGCATTACGGGGGCGAATAGCGCCGACTTTGCTGAGAGCGGCACTTGTGGGAACACGCTTGTGCCGGGTCAAATTTGTTCATACAGCGTGACCTTTACGCCCACCGCGACAGGTACGCGAACCGCAACGCTGACTTTTACGGACAACGCTTCCAATAGTCCGCAATCGATTGCTCTAAGCGGAATTGGCGTGCTGCCCGCAGTGACGCTCTCTCCTACGAGCCTGACATTCGCGACGCAGGTTGTGTTTACGAGCAGCAAGGCTCAGACCGTCACGCTCAACAATACCGGACTCGGAATCCTCAACATCTCGAAGATTGCCATTACGGGACCGTTCACCGAGACGAACAATTGCGGTTCGACTGTGAACTCCGGCAGTGGTTGCACGCTGAATGTAACCTTCAAGCCCAAAACATCGGGTGTACTGACCGGTTCTCTGTCCATTACTGACAATGCTTCGCTGAGTCCGCAAAAGGTTCCGCTGAAGGGCACGGGAACAGATGTGCAACTCACGCCTGCGAGCCTAAATTTCGGCAATCAGCCGGTGGGTACGAGGAGTTTGCCAAAGAAGATCACACTGAGCAACAAGGCGAGCGTGGCGATTAGCGTTACGAGCATTTCGATCATCGGAGCGGATGCCGGTGATTTCGCAGAAACCAATACTTGCGGCAAGAGTGTAGCGGGGGGAGCAAGTTGTGCCATTACTGTAACCTTCACGCCTTCGGCGAAGGGAAGCCGCTCGGCGTCGGTTTCGATTGTCGACAATGGCGGTGGGAGTCCCCAGAAGGTTAGTTTGGCGGGAACCGGGACTTAG